A window of Fusarium musae strain F31 chromosome 1, whole genome shotgun sequence genomic DNA:
GAGCTGAAGCGAAGCTGAACCCTGCATAAATTCCATGCATGCATTCCAGTCAATCCATGTCGGCGTAGGTCAAGTTATTAGCTGATGATATGATAAAATCGAAATTGAAGTCTCATTCAATCGTAAATCGTGCATAATTCCACATGACCAATCCTAATCCTAACTAATCCCATATCAATAATAATCACCATCCAACCTCGTTTGTTTCATCAAAAGTTGATAAtgataatttctttttccaTTCCCACCTGCTCCGGCAAATAAATTCAATGTTGGTATAAGTCAGCCTCATATGCCGTAAAATCAGCCCTGCATCATATAAATGAAGCACAAATTTGCTGACCGCATGCGCGATGCAAACAGAAGGTAATAAATGCCATCTCGTTTCATCTCCTCAATCCTAATAAAGAGGATTCGGTCCccacaagctcatcaaagtcatcatccTAGGAGAACATCACATGTCTTCACATGGCATCCCATTGGCCCACGGGGTATTGCGCTACGTTCGTGTGCTGTGTATACGCGATATTGCGAGGCCATGAACCCTGAGTCCGTGTCTGTTGAAGACCGACTGACCCTACGGTGTGTATAGCATCCATGTCGGTTTCGCTGCTTCCTGTCGTCCGGCTTACTTGTGAATAACCTCCACTGCTGCCATTTCGGCTGTGTTCGTACGTCCGTGGTGTACCATAGGTGGTGTTGGACCCCCCAGGCGGACTGACGCCCATcatgccatcaccaacagcctGAATCTGCAGCCCTCCAAACGAGGATTCGAGATCGTGCGCATACTGATGTACGCAGTGTGGCTCTGAGATACCACAAACTTCAGTCAGAATCTGATAAATGCGCTGTTGCACTTCAATCGCCGGAGGTCGGTCGTATGGGTTCATCGCCAGCATGCCCGTCACGACGTGCAGCATAGGTGTTACACCCTTGAGAATATTCGCGCCGTCTTTGCTCGACGATGACTTCCGAGACGCATCTTTGGCAAGACCTGACATCCACGCTTCCACCTGTCCAAGGTTCTTGTGAAAAGACGTGTCCAACACTGCGCCGCCTCGACCGGCCGTCTTGTGTTTCGCTGATCGAAAGGTCGCAAACTTGCTCGTCGTCCGTTTGACTAAGAATGATAAGAGCTCTAGGATGATGCAGCCTACTGAGAAGATGTCGGCTTGCTGTCCGCTTAGCTGAGGGTTTGGCGCAATGAACATCGCGGTTGGTGAGCCGCTCGGGTCGTACGTCTGCACCATACCGAAATGCTCATCAGACGGGAATCTACCGGTCGGGCTCGTCGCTCCTGCAGGTCGAGACCACAGTTCTGGTGCTGCATAGTCGTACCGTTCACGGTCAAACGACGATTTATCGGTATGGAGAATCACGTTGTCGGGGGTGAGCCGTGTTGAGTCGGAGTAAAAGACGTGATTTTGGTTGGTAAAGAAGATGGTTGAAGGTTTGATGTATCCATGCGATTGATTCTTTCCGTGGAAGTCACAGAGTGTGTCGACAAGACACAAAATCCAGTTCATCACAAGCTCCCTCCGACGAGCTTTGGCAAGATGTTTGAACTGTGATGGTGTCGTCGCCAGGAATGACTTTAGAGTAAAGTCACCTGCTGGCGTAAACAAAACGTATCCATACCCATGCTGCGTATACGACGCCCAATAAGAGATCATGTGCTCGTTCTGCAGACCCTTGATCCCATGGACAGCATCAAGAAAGTCTTGCACGGGCATAGTCCCAGGTCCATTACCCAGCACATATCGTCTTCGATAAAAGACTTCCCCTGGAACATTTGGAAGTCTGACCTTGTCGTTTCCGTGCGACTTGTGCGTTGGCAAGGAAGGCTTCTCGACCACGTCTAGGGGTACTACTTCGTTGTCCTTGTACGACACATGGTTCCCTCGCTGCAAGGGTTTGAGAAGGTAATGAAACTGGCGCTGATAAAACTTCTTCTCGACTTTCTCATCACGGGTTGCTGTTAACAAGAGGCGATCCACGTCCTCTAGGGCAATCGGTAGCTCAGCGTCATCCCAGCCGTCGTCGACAACACCAAAGATCTGATCTGGCACACCAAGGTCGACGAGAATGAGGAATAAGCGAGGCGCATCATTTCGAATGCTCTCCCAGTAGGTGCGCTCTGTCAAGTCCTCGCCGCCAAAGGCGACTGGGCGATCTAGGCGCTCAATCTCATCCGGGAGGAGTTGACTGGCGACATAAGACCGGGTAACGGTAGCTTCGATGCGAGAGTCAACCCACCACTGTCCCATTGTCGAATCGGCTCAGTTAATGAGATGAAAGGTAGGAGAAGACCCCTTGCGGTGCGATGTTTGTGATTTAGACCTGCATCTGTGGTTGTCGACAGAGAAGTTGGGGGCCGATTATATAGCAGTTGCTTGAGTCTCTCATAAGGTGACGGACACCAATAAAGTGTATGTCTCGGCGACTACCTAGG
This region includes:
- a CDS encoding hypothetical protein (EggNog:ENOG41) is translated as MGQWWVDSRIEATVTRSYVASQLLPDEIERLDRPVAFGGEDLTERTYWESIRNDAPRLFLILVDLGVPDQIFGVVDDGWDDAELPIALEDVDRLLLTATRDEKVEKKFYQRQFHYLLKPLQRGNHVSYKDNEVVPLDVVEKPSLPTHKSHGNDKVRLPNVPGEVFYRRRYVLGNGPGTMPVQDFLDAVHGIKGLQNEHMISYWASYTQHGYGYVLFTPAGDFTLKSFLATTPSQFKHLAKARRRELVMNWILCLVDTLCDFHGKNQSHGYIKPSTIFFTNQNHVFYSDSTRLTPDNVILHTDKSSFDRERYDYAAPELWSRPAGATSPTGRFPSDEHFGMVQTYDPSGSPTAMFIAPNPQLSGQQADIFSVGCIILELLSFLVKRTTSKFATFRSAKHKTAGRGGAVLDTSFHKNLGQVEAWMSGLAKDASRKSSSSKDGANILKGVTPMLHVVTGMLAMNPYDRPPAIEVQQRIYQILTEVCGISEPHCVHQYAHDLESSFGGLQIQAVGDGMMGVSPPGGSNTTYGTPRTYEHSRNGSSGGYSQVSRTTGSSETDMDAIHTVGSVGLQQTRTQGSWPRNIAYTQHTNVAQYPVGQWDAM